From Candidatus Binataceae bacterium, the proteins below share one genomic window:
- a CDS encoding Gfo/Idh/MocA family oxidoreductase, protein MNELRVAVVGAGRLGSLHALKYAALPGAALSHVVDVAVERAREVTARHGGVALADYRELAGKVDAASVAAPGSLHHEIASFLLAHGIDVLLEKPMAASVAQARELAALAARTARILQIGHLERFNPAIVELRAMVRGPRFIECHRLAPFTERGTDVDVVLDLMVHDLDVILTLTAAEVASIEAIGVAVLTEQVDVANARLRFSDGLIANLNTSRVAPRRERKIRIFQPDAYISVDYEARRIQLYRKSSPPPGALYPQISARQIDLGEGDPLADEIAAFVDSVRTRRAPAVSALDGLRVMEVSARIHDAMRAEAERMR, encoded by the coding sequence ATGAATGAGCTGCGCGTCGCGGTGGTTGGCGCCGGACGGCTCGGCTCACTGCATGCCCTGAAGTACGCCGCCCTGCCCGGCGCGGCGCTCTCCCACGTGGTTGACGTCGCGGTCGAGCGCGCGCGCGAGGTTACCGCGCGTCACGGCGGCGTGGCGCTGGCCGACTACCGCGAGTTGGCAGGCAAGGTCGACGCGGCCAGCGTCGCCGCCCCCGGCAGCCTCCATCACGAGATCGCCTCCTTCCTACTCGCCCACGGGATCGACGTCCTGCTGGAAAAGCCGATGGCGGCGAGCGTGGCCCAGGCGCGCGAGCTGGCGGCGCTCGCCGCGCGCACCGCGCGCATCCTCCAGATCGGCCATCTCGAACGCTTCAATCCCGCAATCGTCGAGCTACGCGCGATGGTGCGCGGCCCGCGCTTCATCGAATGCCATCGCCTCGCCCCGTTCACCGAGCGCGGAACCGACGTCGACGTCGTACTCGACCTGATGGTGCACGATCTCGACGTAATCCTGACCCTAACCGCGGCCGAGGTGGCGTCGATCGAAGCGATCGGCGTCGCTGTGCTGACCGAGCAGGTCGACGTCGCCAACGCGCGGCTGCGCTTCAGCGACGGGCTCATCGCCAACCTCAACACTAGCCGTGTTGCCCCCCGGCGCGAGCGCAAAATCCGCATCTTTCAACCCGACGCCTACATCTCGGTGGACTACGAGGCGCGGCGTATCCAGCTCTACCGCAAATCGTCGCCCCCGCCCGGCGCCCTTTACCCGCAAATTTCCGCGCGCCAGATTGATCTGGGCGAGGGCGACCCGCTGGCCGATGAGATCGCCGCTTTCGTCGATTCGGTGCGGACCCGGCGCGCGCCCGCGGTCAGCGCACTCGACGGGCTGCGCGTGATGGAAGTGAGCGCGCGCATCCATGACGCGATGCGTGCCGAAGCCGAACGCATGCGATGA
- a CDS encoding ABC transporter permease, which produces MRYLRARRRERFVSLIAIISLSGVALGTFALTVVLAVMSGFQEDLRQRLLAFTPHITVESANPGAANPAPLERRIATMPGVEAVAPYISSQVMAVSTNAEGVPGYVAGGMLRGVVAHNNPVLGELKQTLKAGDLAVLDRTYPATVTEKGAQRTVQLPGAIIGDALATELGVRMGSAIVVISPATLGGGLGGPRLRRFVVAGLFHSGMYQFDSTLIFVALKQGRALLADDPQLESGLEVRVRKLFDAPAIAGEIAGLAGSAFTVSDWTQANAALFSALELEKFTYFLVLLLIVLVAAFNIVATLVMVVMERRKEIAILRTMGARASSVAAIFLCEGAALGVVGTAAGVVGGFLTSYLIGKYHLIRLPPDLFMVSAVPVRLYPLNFIAVAVAAVILCLGAALYPAFKARALSPVEILRYE; this is translated from the coding sequence ATGCGCTACCTACGGGCGCGCCGGCGCGAGCGCTTTGTCTCGCTTATCGCGATCATTTCGCTCAGTGGAGTGGCGCTCGGCACCTTCGCGCTCACCGTCGTGCTGGCGGTGATGAGCGGCTTCCAGGAAGACCTGCGTCAGCGTCTGCTCGCCTTCACGCCGCATATTACAGTCGAAAGCGCCAATCCGGGCGCCGCTAATCCAGCCCCGTTGGAGCGGCGGATCGCCACGATGCCGGGGGTCGAGGCGGTGGCACCGTACATTTCGTCGCAGGTGATGGCGGTTTCGACCAACGCGGAGGGCGTTCCAGGTTACGTGGCGGGCGGGATGCTACGAGGGGTCGTGGCGCATAACAACCCCGTCCTGGGCGAGCTCAAACAGACGCTCAAGGCTGGGGACTTGGCGGTGCTCGATCGCACCTATCCCGCCACGGTTACCGAAAAAGGAGCCCAGCGCACGGTTCAGCTCCCCGGAGCGATTATCGGCGACGCACTGGCAACCGAGCTCGGCGTGCGAATGGGCAGCGCTATCGTCGTCATTTCGCCCGCCACGCTCGGCGGAGGGCTGGGTGGGCCCCGCCTGCGCAGATTCGTCGTCGCCGGGTTATTTCACTCGGGGATGTATCAGTTCGATTCAACTCTGATTTTCGTCGCGCTCAAGCAGGGGCGCGCTCTGCTGGCCGACGATCCGCAGCTCGAAAGCGGACTCGAAGTCCGGGTGCGCAAGCTGTTCGATGCGCCGGCGATTGCTGGTGAGATCGCCGGCCTGGCCGGTAGCGCCTTCACCGTCAGCGACTGGACGCAGGCCAATGCAGCGCTGTTCTCGGCGCTGGAGCTGGAAAAATTCACCTATTTTCTGGTCCTGCTGCTGATTGTGCTGGTGGCAGCCTTCAATATCGTCGCCACGCTGGTGATGGTCGTGATGGAACGGCGCAAGGAGATCGCGATCCTGCGTACGATGGGCGCGCGGGCGAGTTCGGTGGCGGCGATCTTCCTGTGCGAGGGCGCCGCGCTGGGGGTGGTCGGCACCGCGGCCGGGGTCGTCGGGGGCTTTCTCACCTCGTATCTCATCGGTAAATACCATCTGATCCGGCTGCCGCCCGACCTGTTCATGGTCAGCGCCGTGCCGGTGCGTCTTTATCCGCTCAACTTCATAGCGGTGGCAGTCGCTGCGGTTATCCTGTGCCTGGGCGCCGCGCTCTACCCGGCCTTCAAGGCGCGTGCGCTCTCGCCGGTCGAGATCCTCCGCTATGAGTAA
- a CDS encoding OmpH family outer membrane protein encodes MRKGLILGVVLLFVAAAIPAQAEVKLAYVDIQRALNECQAGKKARTSIRADAERAQAKLQKEQATVQALKDELDKKGMLMPPDQRQNLQDELGRKMRSFQDDVKNEREELRQKDNEVTGAIVRDLATVVRQLGEKNGYTMVMEKNGLLWGIPSADITDEVIRTYDAMNVKAGSLAADPRWEGAGAAATGSKGAEGGGSSIRKHSSISK; translated from the coding sequence ATGAGGAAAGGTCTGATCCTTGGTGTCGTGCTGTTGTTTGTCGCGGCTGCGATACCGGCGCAGGCGGAAGTCAAGCTGGCCTACGTGGATATCCAGCGCGCGCTTAACGAGTGCCAGGCCGGCAAGAAGGCCCGCACCAGCATCCGCGCCGACGCCGAACGCGCACAGGCCAAGCTCCAGAAGGAGCAGGCGACGGTCCAGGCCCTCAAGGATGAGCTCGACAAGAAGGGGATGCTGATGCCGCCCGACCAGCGCCAGAACCTTCAGGACGAGCTCGGCCGCAAAATGCGCAGCTTCCAGGACGACGTGAAGAACGAGCGCGAGGAGCTGCGCCAGAAGGACAATGAGGTCACCGGCGCCATCGTGCGCGACCTCGCCACCGTGGTCCGTCAGCTCGGCGAAAAGAACGGCTACACGATGGTGATGGAGAAGAACGGTCTGCTCTGGGGCATCCCCTCGGCCGACATCACCGACGAAGTTATCCGCACCTATGACGCGATGAACGTCAAGGCCGGCTCGCTCGCGGCCGATCCGCGATGGGAAGGTGCGGGCGCCGCGGCGACTGGCAGCAAGGGCGCCGAGGGCGGCGGTAGCTCGATCCGCAAACATTCGAGTATCTCGAAGTAG
- a CDS encoding SCO family protein yields the protein MSCAKNSAAVRSHAGLAGALAALTLAWSAAFGLSGCARRPAEIIEPGSYPAANPNDCLPDITLIDQHGHDVTLSSLKGRPVLIDFIYTTCPGPCPLMTARMAAVANLLGAQLGSKVTFLSITLDPEHDHPPRLLKYAQAAGADRPGWLFLTGAPMQIEQLMAIYRLRRERNADGSIEHATVSFLLGPDGHQLRQYAPLHVKAAAVVADIERALARS from the coding sequence ATGAGTTGCGCGAAAAATTCCGCCGCCGTCCGCTCGCACGCCGGGCTCGCCGGCGCGCTGGCCGCCCTGACGCTGGCGTGGAGCGCCGCCTTTGGACTATCCGGATGCGCGCGCAGGCCGGCGGAAATCATCGAGCCGGGCTCGTATCCAGCGGCCAATCCCAACGATTGCCTGCCCGACATCACGCTCATCGATCAGCACGGGCATGACGTGACGCTCAGTTCGCTCAAGGGGCGTCCGGTGCTGATCGATTTCATCTATACCACCTGCCCGGGGCCCTGCCCGTTGATGACCGCACGGATGGCGGCGGTCGCCAATCTCCTCGGGGCGCAACTGGGGAGCAAAGTCACTTTCCTCTCGATCACGCTCGATCCCGAGCACGACCATCCGCCCCGGCTCCTGAAGTATGCGCAGGCGGCCGGCGCCGACCGGCCCGGATGGCTGTTTCTGACCGGGGCGCCGATGCAGATCGAGCAGCTGATGGCGATCTATCGCCTGCGCCGCGAGCGCAACGCCGACGGCTCGATCGAGCACGCCACGGTGAGCTTCCTGCTCGGCCCCGACGGGCACCAGCTTCGCCAATACGCGCCGCTGCACGTCAAGGCTGCCGCCGTGGTCGCCGATATCGAGCGCGCGCTGGCCCGCAGCTAG
- the bamA gene encoding outer membrane protein assembly factor BamA: MELRRRRRFGARWAHAALLLVALMLAAVPALAQPAAPVISQIRIVGNQRVEEDAIRVHVSAQPGHPLDPATVDRDVKAIYRMGFFDRVNAAVEQRGGQSILVYRVKERPLVTDVRLEGMKNIKPTSDEAVAAVKLHSGAILNPQAVQATERALKQVYEAKGYLDATVSFSTVAQPNNTAVGIFRITEGPLVQITAVNFVGNKEFSARKLRTLMETRPHNLLSRFFGTGVLDRTKLQEDVDRLTAFYYNHGYLQVHIGDPIVTRHDNSLTVTVTINEGPVFKVGTVDVAGDLKFPKKTLLEKLTLKPKDTFSGADMEHDVLTLSDFYSDRGYAFVNVDPRTAVDPSAHVVNITYAVTPGNEVLVDRIRISGNTKTSDKVIRREMQIQEQEPYSASKIQQSKMRLDRLGFFQSVRISTSPANQPDKIDLDVNVQEGNTASFQVGGGYDSYSSVFGTFLLQNTNLFGGGEAAALSAEIGFLFENFSVSYTEPWFLDMPLSVSIQGFDNQLFLFSFDQSEAGFMINSGYPLADLGLRRIGPFSLENISASLGYQFESVGITGLAPFTTFDIQRAKGFTRVSEILPSIHRFTVDNPVDPRSGSVQSLDMEVAGLGGTPFIKGVAHGHWFIPFIKSPTFGEWVWSPAITFGIGTQLSGGTGGELPLYERFFPGGLNGQGQVRGYQIYSLGPQVTEFNQFGQPFAVEQVGGSKELLFSQQVNFPLIEALGLRGQIFLDAGNSFRLRDSLSLDALQYAWGVGLFWKSPFGPINVDIARPINPRPNDLHIAFDFGAGAPL, translated from the coding sequence GTGGAATTGCGCAGGAGGCGCCGCTTCGGCGCGCGCTGGGCCCATGCAGCACTGTTGCTCGTCGCGCTGATGCTCGCTGCAGTGCCGGCGCTCGCGCAGCCTGCCGCCCCCGTCATTTCCCAGATCCGTATCGTCGGCAACCAGCGCGTGGAGGAGGACGCGATTCGCGTCCACGTCTCGGCGCAACCCGGCCATCCGCTCGACCCCGCCACGGTCGACCGTGACGTAAAGGCGATCTACCGCATGGGCTTTTTCGACCGGGTCAACGCCGCGGTCGAGCAGCGCGGGGGACAGTCGATCCTGGTCTACCGGGTCAAGGAACGCCCGCTGGTAACCGACGTGCGGCTGGAGGGGATGAAGAATATCAAGCCCACCAGCGACGAAGCGGTAGCGGCGGTCAAGCTGCACTCGGGCGCGATCCTCAATCCGCAGGCGGTACAGGCCACCGAGCGGGCGCTCAAGCAGGTTTACGAAGCCAAGGGCTACCTCGACGCCACGGTCAGTTTCAGCACCGTCGCCCAGCCCAACAACACTGCGGTGGGCATCTTCCGCATAACCGAGGGGCCGCTGGTGCAGATCACGGCCGTCAACTTCGTCGGCAACAAGGAATTCTCGGCGCGCAAGTTGCGCACTCTGATGGAGACGCGGCCGCACAACCTCCTCAGCCGCTTCTTCGGTACCGGCGTGCTCGATCGCACCAAGCTCCAGGAGGACGTCGACCGCCTGACCGCCTTCTATTACAACCATGGCTATCTCCAGGTGCACATCGGCGACCCCATTGTCACCCGCCACGACAACTCGCTCACGGTGACCGTGACCATCAACGAGGGCCCGGTGTTCAAGGTAGGAACGGTCGACGTCGCCGGTGATCTGAAGTTCCCCAAAAAAACCCTGCTTGAGAAGCTTACCCTCAAGCCCAAGGACACCTTCAGCGGCGCCGACATGGAGCACGACGTGCTCACCTTGTCGGACTTCTACTCCGACCGCGGCTACGCCTTCGTCAACGTCGATCCGCGCACCGCGGTTGATCCGTCCGCACATGTCGTCAACATCACCTACGCGGTTACTCCCGGCAATGAAGTGCTCGTCGATCGCATCCGGATCTCCGGCAACACCAAGACCTCGGACAAGGTGATCCGGCGCGAGATGCAGATTCAGGAGCAGGAACCCTACTCGGCCTCCAAGATCCAACAGTCCAAGATGCGCCTGGACCGGCTCGGCTTTTTCCAGAGCGTGCGCATCTCGACCTCGCCCGCCAACCAGCCCGACAAGATCGATCTCGACGTAAACGTGCAGGAGGGCAACACCGCCTCTTTCCAGGTCGGCGGCGGCTACGACAGCTACAGCTCGGTGTTCGGCACTTTTCTGCTGCAGAACACCAATCTCTTTGGCGGCGGCGAAGCGGCGGCGCTCAGCGCCGAGATCGGTTTCCTGTTCGAGAACTTCAGCGTGAGCTACACCGAGCCGTGGTTTCTCGACATGCCGCTGTCGGTCAGCATCCAGGGCTTCGACAACCAGCTCTTCCTGTTCAGTTTCGACCAGAGCGAAGCCGGCTTCATGATCAACAGCGGCTATCCGCTGGCCGACCTCGGTCTGCGCCGGATCGGCCCCTTCTCGCTGGAGAACATCAGCGCGAGCCTCGGCTATCAGTTCGAAAGCGTCGGGATCACGGGGCTGGCGCCGTTTACCACGTTCGATATCCAGCGCGCCAAGGGCTTCACCCGGGTCTCGGAGATTCTGCCCTCGATCCATCGCTTCACGGTTGACAACCCTGTCGACCCGCGCAGCGGCTCGGTCCAGAGCCTCGACATGGAAGTCGCCGGTCTCGGCGGCACCCCGTTCATCAAGGGCGTGGCGCACGGCCACTGGTTTATCCCATTCATCAAGAGCCCGACCTTCGGCGAGTGGGTGTGGTCGCCGGCGATCACGTTCGGCATCGGCACCCAGTTGAGCGGCGGGACCGGCGGGGAGCTGCCGCTGTACGAGCGCTTCTTTCCGGGCGGACTCAACGGCCAGGGCCAGGTGCGCGGCTACCAGATCTATTCGCTGGGTCCGCAGGTGACCGAGTTCAACCAGTTCGGGCAGCCGTTCGCCGTCGAGCAGGTCGGCGGCAGCAAGGAATTGCTGTTCAGCCAACAGGTTAACTTCCCGCTGATCGAGGCGCTGGGGCTGCGCGGGCAGATTTTCCTCGATGCTGGCAATTCCTTCAGGCTGCGCGACTCGCTCTCGCTCGACGCCCTTCAGTACGCCTGGGGCGTCGGGCTTTTCTGGAAGTCGCCCTTCGGCCCGATCAACGTCGACATCGCCCGCCCGATCAACCCGCGGCCCAACGACCTCCACATCGCGTTCGACTTTGGCGCCGGGGCGCCGCTCTAG
- the fabZ gene encoding 3-hydroxyacyl-ACP dehydratase FabZ produces the protein MGGDFNQAELARLLQRLPHRYPFLMVDRVLELDGERVLTLKNVSIDEPFFTGHFPGRPVMPGVLVVEAMAQSGALLALAMRRGEQAGLFMLTGIDKLRLRRAVVPGDQLRIEVRLLKHHRPLWKMRAEARIDSELVAEAELSAMEVEEATP, from the coding sequence GTGGGCGGCGATTTCAATCAGGCCGAGCTCGCCCGGCTGCTCCAGCGGTTGCCCCACCGCTACCCCTTCCTGATGGTTGACCGGGTGCTCGAGTTGGACGGCGAGCGCGTGCTCACGCTCAAGAACGTGAGCATCGACGAGCCGTTCTTCACCGGCCACTTTCCCGGCCGGCCGGTGATGCCAGGCGTGCTGGTGGTCGAAGCGATGGCTCAGTCCGGTGCGCTGCTCGCGCTGGCGATGCGGCGCGGGGAGCAGGCGGGGCTTTTCATGCTTACCGGAATCGACAAGCTGCGGCTGCGCCGGGCGGTGGTCCCCGGCGATCAGTTGCGCATCGAGGTCCGCCTGCTCAAACACCATCGGCCGCTGTGGAAAATGCGCGCCGAGGCGCGCATCGATAGCGAACTGGTGGCCGAGGCCGAGTTGTCGGCGATGGAAGTCGAGGAGGCAACGCCATAG
- a CDS encoding ABC transporter ATP-binding protein, which translates to MSKGATPASAPGAQRAAVLLRAEKLDKSFYDAGREIHVLRGLEVEVHAGEEIAIVGQSGVGKSTLLHILGSLEQPSAGKVYFEGQDLFALSERALAEFRNLKLGFVFQFHYLLADFSALENVMMPALIARMAEREAERRAGEMLELVGLGDKLHRRPAELSGGEQQRVAVARAVVLRPRLVLADEPTGNLDPQTADEVHQLFHLLNRELGITLVVATHNERLTRSMGRALRLRDGRLFEERG; encoded by the coding sequence ATGAGTAAAGGCGCAACCCCAGCTTCCGCACCGGGCGCGCAGCGCGCTGCCGTGCTGCTGCGCGCTGAGAAGCTCGACAAGAGCTTCTACGACGCGGGGCGCGAAATCCATGTCTTGCGCGGGCTGGAAGTCGAAGTGCACGCCGGCGAGGAGATTGCGATCGTCGGCCAATCGGGCGTCGGCAAATCGACCCTGCTCCATATCCTCGGCAGCCTTGAGCAGCCGAGCGCCGGCAAGGTTTACTTCGAGGGCCAGGACCTGTTCGCGCTCAGCGAGCGCGCGCTGGCCGAATTCCGCAACCTCAAGCTCGGCTTCGTCTTCCAGTTCCATTACCTGCTCGCCGACTTCAGCGCGCTGGAGAACGTCATGATGCCGGCGCTGATTGCACGAATGGCCGAGCGCGAGGCCGAGCGGCGCGCGGGCGAGATGCTCGAACTGGTGGGCCTGGGCGACAAGCTGCATCGCCGCCCGGCCGAACTCTCCGGCGGCGAGCAGCAGCGGGTGGCGGTGGCGCGCGCGGTTGTGCTGCGTCCGCGCCTGGTGCTGGCCGACGAACCGACCGGCAACCTCGACCCCCAGACCGCCGACGAGGTCCACCAACTCTTCCACCTGCTCAATCGCGAGCTCGGAATCACCCTGGTGGTGGCGACCCATAACGAGCGGCTCACCCGCAGCATGGGCCGCGCGCTCAGGCTGCGCGACGGACGCCTGTTCGAGGAACGGGGCTAG
- the lpxI gene encoding UDP-2,3-diacylglucosamine diphosphatase LpxI (LpxI, functionally equivalent to LpxH, replaces it in LPS biosynthesis in a minority of bacteria.): protein MTRLGLIAGNGVFPLEVAAAARRRGVAVVAVAHRGETDPRLAELCDEITWIRVGELQAMIDAFKRAGVAEAAMAGGIARARLGESFAPDARAITMLARVGRFSDDALLRAVAAEVEADGIAMIDPVPLLDDALAGRGRMAGPAPNDAQLRDLDLAFAVMRALGAFDVGQAAAVRDGVVGAIEAIEGTDAALRRAAALCGRGLVVAKVAKPGQDLRFDRPAIGPATIELLAEIGAAAIGVEAGQALILDRARTLEGAERAGITVWGHE from the coding sequence GTGACTAGGCTCGGCCTGATTGCGGGCAATGGCGTCTTCCCGCTCGAGGTCGCGGCCGCGGCGCGCCGGCGCGGCGTCGCGGTCGTCGCGGTCGCCCATCGCGGCGAGACCGACCCGCGCCTGGCGGAGCTGTGCGACGAAATCACCTGGATCCGCGTCGGCGAGCTGCAGGCAATGATCGACGCCTTCAAGCGCGCGGGCGTCGCCGAAGCTGCGATGGCGGGCGGAATTGCGCGCGCCCGGTTGGGCGAGTCGTTCGCGCCCGACGCGCGGGCGATCACGATGCTCGCGCGGGTGGGCCGATTTAGCGACGACGCGCTCCTGCGCGCGGTCGCCGCCGAGGTCGAGGCCGACGGGATCGCGATGATCGACCCGGTGCCGCTGCTCGACGACGCGCTCGCCGGGCGCGGCAGGATGGCCGGGCCGGCGCCCAATGATGCGCAACTGCGCGACCTTGACCTCGCGTTTGCCGTCATGCGTGCGCTGGGCGCCTTCGACGTCGGCCAGGCCGCGGCCGTGCGCGACGGGGTGGTCGGCGCGATCGAAGCGATCGAGGGCACCGACGCCGCGCTCCGGCGGGCGGCGGCACTGTGCGGCCGCGGCCTGGTGGTCGCCAAGGTCGCCAAACCGGGCCAGGACCTGCGCTTCGACCGCCCCGCGATCGGTCCCGCGACGATTGAGCTGCTTGCCGAGATCGGCGCCGCCGCCATCGGCGTCGAAGCCGGCCAGGCGCTGATTCTCGACCGCGCGCGCACCCTGGAAGGCGCCGAGCGCGCCGGCATCACGGTATGGGGCCATGAATGA
- the lpxA gene encoding acyl-ACP--UDP-N-acetylglucosamine O-acyltransferase has protein sequence MAGHIHPSAIIDRRAELDSSVEVGPGAVIGAEVRIDAGTWIGPYAVIEGRTTIGKRNQIFQFASVGAAPQDLKYRGEPSRLEIGDDNRIREFTTIHRGTEGGGMLTRIGNHVLVMNYVHIAHDCIIGDHCILANSTEVAGHCVLEEWVVSAGMCGIHQFSRIGAHAMLAAGSKVAQDVPPYAMVAGGERARLVGVNTIGLERRGFDAETVAAVRAAFRTLFYSKLLRDEAIRQVLDEHGARPEVRRLIDFIRASERGVVGREREDRD, from the coding sequence ATAGCCGGCCACATCCATCCCAGCGCCATCATCGACCGCCGTGCCGAGCTCGACTCCAGCGTGGAGGTCGGACCGGGCGCGGTGATCGGCGCCGAGGTCAGGATCGACGCCGGTACGTGGATCGGACCGTACGCGGTGATCGAAGGCCGCACCACGATCGGTAAGCGCAACCAGATCTTCCAGTTCGCCTCGGTGGGCGCTGCCCCCCAGGACCTCAAGTACCGGGGCGAACCGTCGCGGCTCGAGATCGGCGACGACAACCGCATCCGCGAGTTTACCACCATCCATCGCGGCACCGAGGGCGGCGGGATGCTCACCCGCATCGGTAACCACGTGCTGGTGATGAACTACGTCCACATCGCTCACGACTGTATCATCGGCGACCACTGCATCCTCGCCAACTCGACCGAGGTCGCGGGCCACTGCGTGCTCGAGGAGTGGGTGGTGTCGGCCGGGATGTGCGGGATTCATCAGTTCAGCCGGATCGGGGCGCATGCGATGCTCGCGGCGGGCTCGAAGGTCGCTCAGGACGTGCCGCCTTACGCGATGGTGGCCGGCGGCGAGCGCGCGCGGCTGGTGGGCGTCAACACGATCGGCCTCGAGCGCCGCGGCTTCGACGCGGAAACCGTGGCTGCCGTGCGCGCCGCCTTCCGCACGCTCTTTTATTCCAAGCTTCTGCGCGACGAAGCGATCAGACAAGTGCTCGATGAGCACGGCGCGCGCCCCGAAGTCCGCCGGCTCATCGACTTCATCCGCGCCTCGGAGCGCGGCGTGGTCGGCCGCGAGCGCGAAGACCGTGACTAG
- a CDS encoding universal stress protein, producing the protein MKLENILFATDFSEDSAHALSYARTLAELCGTKLHILHVIENPLDHLYGEPHGEYPALEANAVRKSHELIHRFDDVLAGFTNFELTTKSGEAALEILRAAEEKHAGVIVMGTHGGGALRHMLLGSTVEKVLRSANVPVMVARHPSRHLPSHR; encoded by the coding sequence GTGAAGCTCGAAAACATACTGTTTGCGACCGACTTTTCCGAAGATTCCGCCCATGCGCTGAGCTACGCGCGCACGCTCGCCGAACTGTGCGGCACCAAGCTCCACATCCTGCACGTGATCGAAAATCCACTCGACCATCTATACGGCGAGCCTCACGGCGAGTATCCGGCACTCGAAGCCAACGCGGTCCGGAAGTCCCACGAGCTAATCCATCGCTTCGACGACGTGTTGGCCGGCTTCACCAACTTCGAGTTGACGACCAAGTCGGGCGAGGCGGCGCTCGAAATCCTGCGGGCGGCCGAGGAGAAGCACGCCGGAGTGATCGTGATGGGCACGCACGGCGGCGGCGCGCTGCGCCATATGCTGCTCGGCAGCACGGTCGAGAAGGTGCTGCGCAGCGCCAATGTGCCGGTGATGGTCGCGCGCCATCCGAGCCGCCACCTGCCCTCGCATCGCTGA